A section of the Leminorella richardii genome encodes:
- a CDS encoding OmpA family lipoprotein → MKRSTIALAAMLSGALALSGCTTNPYTGESQAGKAGIGAGIGAVVGAGVGALSSSKKDRGKGAAIGAAAGAILGAGAGYYMDVQEAKLREKMAGTGVSVTRNGDQIILNMPDNVTFDTGSSSMKPAGANTLVGVAMVLKEYEKTAVNVVGHTDSTGSRETNMRLSQQRADSVASALITQGVSASRVRTMGVGPDQPIASNSTEQGKAQNRRVTITLSPL, encoded by the coding sequence ATGAAAAGATCGACAATTGCGCTTGCCGCCATGCTGAGCGGCGCGCTGGCTCTCTCAGGATGTACTACTAACCCCTATACCGGCGAATCTCAGGCTGGGAAAGCGGGCATTGGTGCAGGTATCGGCGCGGTCGTTGGCGCTGGCGTAGGGGCACTTTCTTCTTCCAAGAAAGATCGCGGCAAGGGTGCCGCTATTGGTGCCGCTGCGGGTGCCATCTTAGGCGCCGGAGCGGGCTACTATATGGATGTTCAGGAAGCCAAGCTGCGTGAGAAAATGGCGGGCACCGGCGTCAGCGTAACGCGCAACGGCGATCAGATTATCCTGAACATGCCTGACAACGTGACGTTCGATACTGGCAGCAGCTCGATGAAGCCTGCTGGGGCGAACACGCTGGTTGGCGTAGCGATGGTGCTAAAAGAGTATGAGAAAACCGCGGTTAACGTCGTCGGCCATACTGACAGCACAGGCTCCCGTGAAACCAACATGCGGCTTTCTCAGCAGCGCGCCGACAGCGTTGCCAGCGCGTTGATTACACAGGGCGTCTCCGCTAGCCGCGTTCGCACCATGGGTGTCGGCCCAGATCAGCCGATTGCCTCCAACAGCACTGAACAGGGCAAGGCACAGAACCGCCGCGTGACGATTACACTCAGCCCGCTGTAA
- the ghrB gene encoding glyoxylate/hydroxypyruvate reductase GhrB, translating into MKPSIVCYKKLPDELKQKLEKRFTVTAFDAVNDDNFPEFLAALEHAEGLIGSGLTLDRALLQRAPRLRAVSTISAGYDNFDVEALTERKIPLMHTPGALTDTVADTIMALVLASGRRIVNVAERVKAGEWQDSVDESWFGVDVHHKTMGIIGMGRIGSALAQRARFGFNMKIVYHTRTRNAEAEDRFDAIYMDLDKLMSTADYVCLILPLSPQTYHLIDAEKLALMKPDAYFINAGRGPVVDEAALIEALQQKKIAGAGLDVFEQEPLPVDSPLLSMPNVVAVPHIGSATFEARYAMAKTAVENLIAAMTDSIDGNCVNPQIIR; encoded by the coding sequence ATGAAACCCTCGATCGTTTGTTATAAAAAGCTGCCCGACGAACTCAAACAAAAACTGGAAAAGCGCTTTACCGTAACGGCCTTTGACGCCGTAAACGACGACAACTTCCCCGAATTTCTGGCTGCGCTAGAACATGCCGAAGGCCTGATCGGGTCAGGATTAACCCTCGATCGGGCTCTGCTGCAAAGGGCTCCGAGACTAAGAGCCGTTTCCACTATTTCCGCGGGCTACGACAACTTTGACGTCGAGGCGCTCACCGAGAGAAAAATCCCGCTGATGCACACCCCCGGCGCGCTAACCGATACTGTCGCCGATACCATCATGGCGCTGGTGCTGGCCAGCGGCAGGCGCATCGTTAACGTCGCCGAGCGGGTAAAAGCGGGCGAATGGCAGGACAGCGTCGATGAAAGCTGGTTTGGCGTTGACGTTCACCATAAAACTATGGGCATCATCGGGATGGGCAGGATCGGCAGCGCTCTGGCCCAGCGCGCGCGCTTTGGCTTCAACATGAAAATTGTTTACCACACGCGTACCCGCAACGCCGAAGCGGAAGATCGGTTTGACGCTATCTATATGGATCTGGACAAGCTGATGTCCACCGCCGATTACGTCTGTCTGATCCTGCCTCTTTCACCGCAAACCTATCACCTGATCGACGCTGAGAAGCTGGCGTTGATGAAGCCTGACGCCTACTTTATCAATGCGGGGCGCGGTCCGGTTGTCGATGAAGCGGCACTGATTGAGGCGCTACAGCAGAAAAAAATTGCCGGAGCCGGGCTGGACGTTTTTGAACAGGAGCCACTGCCTGTCGATTCACCGCTGCTGTCGATGCCTAACGTTGTCGCCGTTCCACACATTGGTTCCGCAACGTTTGAAGCGCGCTATGCCATGGCCAAAACGGCAGTGGAGAACCTGATCGCCGCCATGACCGACAGCATTGACGGCAACTGCGTCAATCCGCAGATAATCCGCTGA
- a CDS encoding N-acetyltransferase, whose product MIRPAQAGDLDALISLWLTTTIEAHPFISEAYWRESEPLVRSDYLPKATTWLAEHSGELLGFLSVMEHYFIGALFVARPAQGSGIGRALMEHAKSVYPELLLEVYKENVDAIGFYIKQGFTVISEQPHPGTGHVTYVMRWRR is encoded by the coding sequence GTGATAAGACCAGCTCAAGCAGGCGATCTGGATGCACTGATATCCCTGTGGCTAACAACCACCATTGAAGCCCACCCTTTTATCAGTGAAGCGTACTGGCGGGAAAGTGAACCTCTGGTACGCAGCGACTATTTGCCTAAAGCCACCACCTGGCTCGCCGAACACAGCGGCGAGCTGCTCGGCTTTCTCAGCGTGATGGAGCACTATTTTATCGGCGCGCTGTTTGTTGCCCGCCCAGCGCAAGGCTCCGGAATTGGCAGGGCGCTGATGGAACATGCCAAGAGCGTTTATCCTGAACTGCTGCTGGAGGTATATAAAGAAAACGTCGACGCTATCGGCTTTTATATAAAGCAGGGGTTTACCGTCATTAGCGAACAGCCCCATCCGGGAACGGGGCATGTCACCTATGTGATGCGGTGGCGTCGTTAG
- a CDS encoding T6SS effector phospholipase Tle3 domain-containing protein, with translation MADNAQTTENSASNGEVTTVGVNKRCGEPFNAQPVPLSMPMPCIVILVHGVNDIGEAYGNQDTGICAGLNERLNRKDLSPHVWKDFIAQDIRNAKPSMVEDGQCVDIVGKSPIIPFYWGYRPVDKEEYLKDDRRYYNELFQIYQGSEQCRLDQMEGDVSSGSVCPPDYSEVDLPYDAYVREESLNDGACNYSYTDQFFNYLDSNKIKNGGLFANATTNIPDMYGPGSGGIALYLAKWYSRNSLANGGDYSHPIYDNSHRIYQVFAAQRLADLIIAIRTRPETANDAINIIAHSQGTIVSMLANFIVKKENIRPADCVILNHSPYALEPTMMENWQPGFQQTEQARVDTLVSFCQMMRDSRQTYDYTAEVLIKSGVLGQCLEGAAHKWDRPEYSRNNFGKVYNYFCPNDQTVSLKPVQGMGWQGVPDDVMNRLGDNFKQRVFYQGHPVGNGEYVFSLPYYDVDANIAIGAYSHKRKVRATTATAFENAEFGDRRVKVTGEILPEQFDFELMVRKAKLGQSDMGLTMSAIARDDIKLVETMIKPDYLSTKAYRVGDILSKKDIRMLNGRMFGGGNVISSVRVGEYNQLIVTRIKTAEEIKAQAENTTVSISQHSSIMLNKDVPQKAFTYDLAIGDCNAYTLNGGRFWLDLLRMADWRHPDNPLPKVTTYYQTGILPKK, from the coding sequence ATGGCTGACAACGCGCAAACGACGGAAAACAGCGCATCAAACGGTGAGGTGACTACCGTTGGCGTAAATAAGCGCTGCGGAGAGCCGTTTAACGCTCAACCTGTACCGCTGAGTATGCCGATGCCCTGTATTGTGATTTTGGTGCACGGTGTCAACGATATCGGAGAGGCATACGGGAATCAGGATACGGGGATTTGTGCCGGGTTAAACGAGCGGTTAAATCGTAAGGATCTGTCGCCGCACGTTTGGAAAGACTTTATCGCTCAGGATATTCGCAATGCAAAGCCCTCTATGGTGGAGGATGGGCAGTGTGTTGATATTGTCGGGAAGTCGCCGATTATTCCGTTCTATTGGGGGTATAGGCCGGTGGATAAGGAAGAGTATCTCAAAGACGACCGACGTTACTATAACGAACTGTTTCAGATATATCAGGGCAGTGAGCAATGTAGGCTGGATCAGATGGAAGGGGATGTGAGTTCCGGCAGCGTTTGTCCACCTGACTATTCCGAGGTGGACTTACCCTACGATGCTTACGTTAGGGAAGAGTCGTTAAATGACGGCGCGTGCAACTATAGCTACACCGATCAGTTTTTTAACTATCTGGATAGTAACAAGATTAAAAACGGCGGGCTGTTTGCCAATGCTACGACCAATATTCCCGACATGTATGGGCCTGGCAGTGGAGGCATAGCGCTGTATTTGGCAAAGTGGTACTCCCGCAACAGCCTTGCGAATGGCGGCGACTACAGTCACCCAATTTATGATAACAGCCACCGGATTTATCAAGTGTTTGCCGCTCAGCGTCTGGCGGACTTAATCATTGCCATACGCACTCGGCCAGAGACGGCCAATGATGCGATAAATATTATTGCTCATAGTCAGGGGACGATAGTCTCTATGTTAGCCAATTTTATTGTAAAAAAAGAAAACATAAGGCCTGCTGACTGCGTAATCCTAAACCATTCTCCTTACGCGCTGGAGCCGACGATGATGGAAAACTGGCAGCCGGGATTTCAGCAAACGGAACAGGCTCGGGTTGATACGCTGGTCAGCTTCTGCCAAATGATGCGCGACAGCCGACAAACCTATGACTATACCGCTGAGGTATTAATCAAAAGCGGCGTTCTGGGCCAATGTCTGGAAGGCGCGGCACACAAATGGGACAGACCGGAATATAGCCGTAATAATTTCGGTAAGGTGTATAACTATTTTTGCCCTAACGACCAGACAGTATCATTAAAGCCGGTTCAGGGAATGGGTTGGCAGGGCGTCCCTGATGATGTGATGAACAGGCTGGGGGATAATTTTAAGCAGCGGGTTTTTTACCAAGGGCACCCGGTGGGAAACGGGGAGTACGTATTTTCACTCCCCTATTATGACGTCGACGCCAATATTGCGATAGGCGCCTATTCGCATAAGAGAAAAGTGCGGGCGACGACGGCGACGGCGTTTGAAAACGCCGAGTTTGGTGATCGGCGGGTAAAAGTCACGGGAGAGATCTTGCCGGAACAGTTTGATTTTGAGCTTATGGTGCGTAAGGCGAAGCTTGGTCAATCTGACATGGGGTTAACGATGTCGGCCATTGCCCGCGATGACATCAAGCTGGTTGAAACCATGATAAAACCGGACTACCTAAGCACGAAAGCGTATCGAGTTGGCGATATTCTGTCTAAAAAAGATATCCGAATGCTGAACGGCCGAATGTTTGGCGGCGGAAATGTTATCTCTTCAGTCAGGGTAGGAGAGTACAACCAGCTGATTGTTACCCGCATTAAAACAGCCGAAGAGATAAAGGCGCAGGCTGAAAACACTACGGTTTCCATTAGCCAGCACTCGTCGATCATGCTCAATAAGGACGTGCCGCAAAAGGCGTTTACGTATGATTTAGCGATTGGGGATTGTAATGCATATACATTAAACGGAGGGCGATTTTGGCTGGATTTGCTTAGGATGGCGGATTGGAGACATCCTGATAATCCACTCCCTAAAGTAACAACGTATTATCAAACGGGAATTTTGCCCAAAAAATAA
- a CDS encoding LacI family DNA-binding transcriptional regulator, which translates to MAKPHAGRKRVTLMEVASAAGVSKSTVSLVLNDSPLIKEETRQKVLRAIDELGYVYNRFAANLRSQTSLTIGVVIDDLTNPFFAEFTMGLETTLAELGYITIMANTSQSGERQKQVLDALLEHHVAGIVLCPVNGTREEDLLRYANSATPLLITMRPMDWQTLPVDYVGVDSYAGVREATEYLIHQGHTDIAFIGGQASHLRYQGYRDAMRHYGLPLWCEDESMFRSEPTRANGYQLMLKLLGMSTPPTAVICYNDLMAFGAESALGERGLSVGKDISLIGYDGVAGCVYSNPPLSTIAVEPLALGKQAAQQILRRIAMPDNPLSHYVYRPTLQIRASSGRPRGA; encoded by the coding sequence ATGGCAAAGCCGCATGCGGGAAGGAAGCGTGTTACGTTGATGGAAGTGGCCAGCGCCGCAGGCGTGTCTAAGTCAACCGTCTCGCTGGTATTGAACGATAGCCCTTTGATTAAAGAGGAAACTCGGCAAAAAGTTCTGCGCGCGATTGATGAGTTGGGCTATGTGTATAACCGCTTTGCCGCTAACCTGCGTTCGCAAACGTCGTTGACTATTGGCGTGGTGATTGACGATCTGACAAACCCTTTTTTTGCCGAATTTACCATGGGGCTGGAAACCACGCTGGCGGAGCTGGGTTATATCACTATTATGGCGAATACCTCTCAGAGCGGTGAACGGCAAAAGCAAGTGTTGGACGCGCTGCTTGAGCACCACGTGGCGGGGATTGTGTTGTGTCCGGTAAACGGGACCCGTGAAGAAGATCTCCTACGCTATGCCAACAGCGCCACGCCATTGCTGATTACTATGCGTCCTATGGACTGGCAGACGCTTCCCGTCGACTATGTGGGGGTGGACAGCTATGCCGGGGTCCGGGAGGCGACCGAATATCTCATTCATCAGGGGCATACCGATATCGCTTTTATCGGAGGGCAGGCCAGCCATCTGCGCTATCAGGGCTACCGCGACGCGATGCGCCACTATGGTTTGCCGCTGTGGTGTGAAGACGAGTCTATGTTTCGCAGTGAACCTACCCGGGCTAACGGCTATCAGCTGATGCTCAAGCTGCTGGGCATGTCGACGCCACCTACGGCGGTAATTTGTTATAACGATTTAATGGCGTTTGGTGCGGAGTCTGCGCTGGGAGAACGAGGTCTCAGCGTGGGGAAAGACATTTCTCTAATAGGCTATGACGGGGTGGCGGGCTGTGTTTACAGTAATCCACCGCTGTCGACGATTGCCGTTGAGCCGCTGGCGCTCGGTAAACAGGCCGCTCAGCAAATCCTGCGCAGGATAGCCATGCCGGATAATCCTCTCAGCCATTACGTTTATAGGCCAACGCTGCAAATCCGTGCCTCCAGCGGGCGCCCTCGCGGAGCATAA
- a CDS encoding T6SS immunity protein Tli3 family protein, whose translation MILIQRVLMLLLLTVALTPSVYPALSKQIVYRYDDHRYLVLVGHRCQGVVWYVDNKRNIKTEVTSSSFRLFLKPYIHPSERYIAITDYDASFFYVSRDYGQNFEIVSYAPGGGAEMYKGFEPLPDDVLSFTVVNDQGFIQTKQGYIYLSSKPFGDRWGLRYMALNAIPRLIYRDHPNFQNMPTSVPEVKDYKGWTHMRCDPNK comes from the coding sequence ATGATTTTGATTCAACGTGTTCTAATGCTTTTATTACTAACGGTGGCATTAACGCCGTCTGTATATCCGGCTCTTTCCAAGCAAATTGTTTACCGTTATGACGATCATCGCTATTTGGTGTTAGTAGGCCATCGTTGCCAAGGGGTAGTCTGGTATGTTGATAATAAAAGAAATATTAAGACTGAGGTAACATCTAGCTCTTTTCGGTTGTTTTTAAAACCCTATATTCATCCGTCTGAACGCTATATTGCTATTACCGATTATGATGCTTCTTTTTTTTATGTTTCTCGAGACTATGGACAGAATTTTGAAATAGTTAGTTATGCGCCAGGGGGGGGGGCTGAAATGTATAAAGGTTTTGAACCATTACCCGATGACGTACTGTCCTTCACCGTTGTCAACGATCAGGGATTTATTCAAACCAAGCAGGGATATATTTATTTAAGCTCTAAGCCATTTGGCGACAGGTGGGGATTAAGATATATGGCATTGAATGCGATCCCTCGTCTAATTTATCGCGACCATCCTAATTTTCAGAATATGCCCACGTCCGTCCCTGAAGTAAAAGACTACAAGGGCTGGACGCACATGCGATGCGATCCCAATAAATAA
- a CDS encoding DUF2345 domain-containing protein: protein MKEQLIGKGKAFLDKQMLAYGLDGLFGGGDENSGGGVGRATPVSDGMNRYQLGIDGVRSRLSILRIQGHEHLSEPWRFSVQFTAPHELSMQQVLSQRAAIALAPGGISDLINSTLGLSRGLMSAFNAFGGMFSDKVGQAFNAPLGGFSINGIVRSVGRSAFVTSALGMSGGGEFGETRALYGIVTSFSQLSTSGDEALYEVTVSPRLQLLDNTRGNAIYQNQTVPQVVEEVLRKHELTGVDFRFELAETYPVKEYLTQWEESDLTFIRRLLADSGIWFRFESHAEHGCDVVVFGDSVQQYQDGPQASYRQPTGNNDGGLEAVWDMSVARKTVPQSVITQDYNYRAALSGMKSDVNEQKKDATTRGQHYLYAEHYRDRGEVVQSGNEQDDLLGQFGNVLDGFGNVLDGFGGAARGQAKELLNKFGFGDESGEGGEESQEPEGVGQGAWYGKLCHQRLMTEQITISGKTTLAHLAPGQILTVNGSPIAEAGGGILIVSVESIGDRSQAYQLTFTGIPYDALRPYRPALLAWPNIGGTLPARVTSPDNDQYGYMDSHGRYRVKMDFDLNDSWRKGEESLWMRRASVYAGDTYGLHFPLIDGTEVAIAFTGGNPDRPYISHAMHDSRHPELVTAINHKRNVIRTPANNKLRMDDERGKEHIKVATEYGKTQLNMGHLVDAERSLRGQGFELRTDEWGAIRAEKGIQITTEPQKKAQGAQRDMSSVIKQLEEALAIARGLSGAAEVAEAVMSPLDKQEALQMTIDSLNAAGVALYGDEGVASLTPKSQQISAGENVIVTSGQDVAVSAFKKFTLAAGEMLSLFVQKLGIKLIAASGRVQIQAQDDEMELTSMKNMFITAVDGKMVIHARKELLLMSGGAGVRIRNGVVEIIAPKRIEHKSPALNHLAGESVNGVMPSFQKGEFVRKFRLHVEGSPEQVIANRRFRVYRADGSVEEGVSDENGESPLLEMDELEQVRIEVLEVVRNG, encoded by the coding sequence ATGAAGGAACAGCTAATAGGCAAAGGTAAGGCGTTTTTGGACAAGCAGATGTTGGCTTACGGGCTGGATGGGCTGTTTGGCGGTGGAGATGAAAATTCAGGCGGCGGTGTCGGTAGGGCAACGCCCGTGTCGGACGGTATGAATCGCTATCAGTTGGGCATAGACGGCGTCAGATCTCGACTGTCTATCTTACGCATTCAGGGGCATGAGCACTTAAGTGAGCCGTGGCGTTTCTCGGTGCAGTTTACTGCTCCACATGAGTTGTCTATGCAGCAGGTGTTAAGCCAGCGTGCCGCGATTGCACTGGCGCCGGGCGGTATCAGCGACCTAATAAACTCAACGTTGGGACTAAGTCGCGGGCTGATGTCGGCATTTAACGCTTTCGGCGGGATGTTCAGCGATAAAGTTGGTCAGGCGTTTAATGCTCCTCTAGGTGGTTTTTCGATTAACGGCATTGTGAGATCTGTTGGTCGGAGCGCGTTTGTTACCAGTGCGTTGGGGATGAGCGGCGGCGGCGAGTTTGGTGAAACCCGCGCTCTGTACGGCATTGTGACGTCGTTCAGCCAGCTGTCCACTTCCGGCGACGAAGCCCTGTATGAAGTGACGGTCAGTCCACGCCTACAGCTGCTAGACAACACCCGCGGTAACGCCATTTACCAAAACCAGACGGTGCCGCAGGTGGTGGAAGAGGTGCTGCGTAAGCATGAACTGACGGGTGTAGACTTCCGCTTTGAGCTGGCAGAGACCTACCCGGTTAAAGAGTACCTGACCCAGTGGGAAGAGAGTGACCTGACGTTTATCCGCCGCTTACTGGCCGATTCAGGCATCTGGTTCCGCTTTGAGAGCCACGCGGAGCACGGCTGCGACGTAGTGGTGTTCGGCGACTCGGTGCAGCAGTATCAGGACGGCCCGCAGGCCAGCTACCGTCAGCCGACCGGCAACAACGACGGCGGGCTGGAGGCGGTGTGGGACATGTCAGTCGCCCGTAAGACGGTGCCGCAGAGCGTTATTACGCAGGACTACAACTACCGGGCAGCCCTGTCGGGCATGAAGTCAGACGTCAACGAACAGAAGAAGGATGCCACCACCCGCGGGCAGCACTATCTGTACGCCGAACACTACCGTGACCGGGGGGAGGTGGTACAGAGCGGCAACGAGCAGGACGACCTGCTGGGGCAGTTTGGCAACGTGCTGGACGGCTTTGGCAACGTGCTGGACGGCTTTGGCGGTGCGGCAAGGGGGCAGGCTAAAGAACTGCTGAACAAATTCGGCTTTGGTGATGAGAGCGGCGAAGGCGGTGAAGAAAGCCAAGAGCCGGAAGGCGTCGGTCAGGGCGCGTGGTACGGCAAGCTGTGCCATCAGCGGCTGATGACCGAGCAGATAACCATCAGCGGCAAGACCACGCTGGCGCACCTCGCTCCGGGTCAAATACTTACGGTGAACGGTTCGCCGATAGCGGAAGCGGGCGGCGGCATTCTGATTGTGTCGGTGGAGAGCATTGGCGACAGAAGTCAGGCCTACCAGCTGACGTTTACCGGTATCCCCTACGACGCGCTGCGTCCCTACCGTCCTGCGCTGCTGGCGTGGCCGAATATCGGCGGCACACTGCCTGCGAGAGTCACCAGTCCGGACAACGACCAGTATGGCTACATGGACAGCCACGGCCGCTACCGGGTGAAGATGGATTTTGACCTGAACGACAGCTGGCGCAAGGGCGAAGAAAGCCTGTGGATGCGCCGGGCGTCGGTCTACGCGGGCGATACTTACGGCCTGCACTTCCCGCTGATTGACGGCACCGAAGTTGCCATCGCCTTTACCGGCGGCAACCCCGACCGCCCCTATATTTCCCACGCTATGCACGACTCCCGTCACCCGGAGCTGGTCACCGCCATCAACCACAAGCGCAACGTGATACGTACGCCTGCTAACAATAAATTGCGGATGGATGACGAGCGGGGCAAGGAGCATATCAAAGTCGCCACCGAGTATGGCAAGACTCAGCTGAATATGGGCCACCTGGTGGACGCCGAGCGATCGCTGAGGGGGCAAGGGTTTGAGCTGCGGACGGATGAGTGGGGGGCGATAAGAGCCGAGAAAGGCATTCAAATCACCACAGAGCCGCAGAAAAAAGCGCAGGGCGCGCAGCGCGATATGTCTTCTGTTATCAAACAGCTGGAAGAGGCGCTGGCGATTGCCAGAGGACTGTCCGGCGCGGCGGAGGTGGCCGAGGCGGTGATGTCGCCGTTGGATAAACAAGAAGCGCTGCAAATGACCATTGATAGCTTGAATGCAGCAGGGGTGGCGCTCTATGGCGACGAAGGCGTCGCTTCTTTAACGCCTAAAAGCCAGCAGATTTCCGCCGGTGAAAACGTGATCGTAACCAGCGGGCAGGACGTCGCCGTCAGCGCCTTCAAGAAGTTTACGCTGGCAGCGGGGGAAATGCTGTCGCTGTTTGTACAGAAGCTAGGCATCAAGCTGATTGCCGCTTCCGGCCGCGTACAGATTCAGGCGCAGGATGACGAGATGGAGCTGACGTCGATGAAGAATATGTTCATCACCGCCGTGGATGGCAAGATGGTCATCCATGCGCGTAAAGAGCTGCTTTTAATGTCCGGCGGCGCGGGCGTTCGCATCCGCAACGGCGTGGTTGAAATCATTGCGCCAAAGCGCATTGAGCATAAGTCCCCTGCGTTAAATCATCTGGCTGGCGAAAGCGTTAACGGGGTAATGCCCTCGTTTCAGAAAGGCGAGTTTGTGCGCAAGTTTCGCCTGCACGTGGAGGGCTCTCCTGAACAGGTTATCGCCAATCGTCGATTCAGGGTCTACCGTGCAGACGGCTCTGTAGAAGAAGGCGTTAGCGACGAAAACGGCGAGTCACCGCTGCTGGAGATGGATGAGTTGGAACAGGTCAGAATTGAGGTGCTGGAGGTGGTGAGAAATGGCTGA
- a CDS encoding glycine zipper 2TM domain-containing protein: protein MKTLIATVVLVAASALTLTGCANPYGGSNQNNTQAANVGVGAGVGAVVGAGVGALSSSHKDYKKGALIGAAAGAAVGAASGAILGSSSNQ, encoded by the coding sequence ATGAAAACATTGATTGCAACCGTTGTACTCGTCGCCGCTTCCGCACTGACCTTAACGGGCTGTGCTAACCCTTACGGCGGCAGTAACCAGAATAACACTCAGGCCGCCAACGTAGGCGTGGGTGCCGGGGTGGGGGCGGTCGTCGGCGCGGGTGTAGGCGCGCTGTCTTCGTCTCATAAAGATTACAAGAAAGGCGCCCTTATCGGTGCCGCTGCGGGTGCCGCAGTCGGCGCTGCGTCTGGCGCGATTCTGGGCAGTAGCTCAAACCAGTAA
- a CDS encoding valine--pyruvate transaminase has product MTFSSFGSKFTRFSGITQLMSDLNDGLRTPGAIMLGGGNPAQIPAMQRYFEGLCADLLKEGKLTESLCNYDGPQGKDAFLNALADLLSKTLGWPISAKNIALTNGSQSAFFYLFNLFAGHRPDGAVKKVLFPMAPEYVGYADVGLEDDLLVSYKPTIELLEDGMFKYHVDFDSLQVGDDIGLMCVSRPTNPTGNVLTDEELTRLDAIANEKGVPLIIDNAYGVPFPGIIFSEATPLWNPNTILCMSLSKLGLPGTRCGIVIANEEIISALGNLNGIISLAPGSVGPALALEMIQRGDLLKLSEQVIGPFYQARVEQTLDILRRYLSPERCLIHKPEGAIFLWLWFKDLPITSQTLYERLKARGVLMVPGHHFFPGLEQGWPHTQQCMRMNYVPAPELIEKGIAILAEEIERAHAEG; this is encoded by the coding sequence ATGACTTTTTCCTCTTTCGGCAGTAAGTTCACCCGCTTTTCCGGTATTACCCAGCTAATGAGCGATTTAAACGACGGCCTGCGCACGCCGGGCGCTATCATGCTCGGAGGCGGCAACCCTGCACAAATCCCCGCCATGCAGCGATATTTCGAAGGGCTCTGTGCCGATCTGCTCAAAGAAGGAAAGCTAACGGAATCGCTGTGTAACTACGACGGCCCACAGGGAAAAGACGCCTTTCTCAACGCGCTGGCCGATCTGCTCAGCAAAACGCTGGGCTGGCCGATTAGCGCAAAAAATATCGCCTTGACCAACGGCAGCCAGAGCGCCTTTTTCTACCTGTTTAACCTGTTTGCTGGCCACCGCCCGGACGGGGCGGTCAAGAAGGTGCTATTCCCAATGGCGCCGGAATATGTCGGCTATGCGGACGTTGGCCTTGAAGACGACCTGCTGGTTTCTTACAAGCCGACGATCGAACTGCTGGAAGACGGCATGTTCAAGTACCACGTTGACTTCGACAGTCTGCAAGTGGGTGATGATATCGGCCTGATGTGCGTTTCCCGCCCCACCAACCCAACCGGTAACGTGCTGACGGATGAAGAACTAACTCGCCTCGACGCCATCGCCAACGAAAAAGGGGTACCGCTAATTATCGATAACGCCTACGGCGTGCCGTTTCCCGGCATCATATTTAGTGAGGCAACACCGCTTTGGAACCCCAACACGATTTTGTGCATGAGCCTGTCCAAGCTCGGCCTACCGGGCACGCGCTGCGGTATTGTTATCGCCAATGAAGAAATTATTTCTGCGCTGGGCAACCTGAACGGCATTATCAGCCTGGCTCCCGGCAGCGTCGGCCCAGCTCTGGCGCTGGAGATGATTCAGCGCGGCGATCTGCTTAAGCTATCGGAACAGGTCATCGGGCCGTTTTATCAGGCCAGAGTAGAGCAAACCCTCGATATCCTTCGCCGCTACCTGTCACCGGAACGCTGCCTGATCCACAAACCGGAGGGGGCTATCTTCCTGTGGCTGTGGTTTAAAGACCTGCCCATTACCAGCCAGACGCTTTATGAACGCCTGAAGGCGCGCGGCGTTCTGATGGTGCCCGGGCACCACTTTTTCCCCGGTCTGGAACAGGGCTGGCCGCATACCCAGCAGTGCATGCGCATGAACTACGTTCCCGCACCAGAGCTGATAGAAAAGGGCATCGCCATCCTGGCGGAAGAGATCGAGCGCGCTCACGCCGAAGGGTAG
- a CDS encoding PAAR domain-containing protein: MSNGLIRLGDRTSHGGEVITATSTIIIDGKAVARVGDLVSCPREGHGVNSIVEGSPVWMTGGKFVAVDGCRAACGCVLITSLPQITVS; this comes from the coding sequence ATGTCTAATGGGCTAATTCGTCTGGGCGATCGTACTTCACACGGTGGAGAAGTGATTACCGCAACGTCGACCATCATTATTGACGGTAAAGCCGTCGCTCGGGTGGGCGATCTGGTGAGCTGCCCGCGAGAAGGGCACGGCGTTAATTCTATTGTTGAGGGTTCACCGGTTTGGATGACCGGCGGTAAGTTTGTCGCCGTTGACGGCTGTCGAGCGGCCTGCGGGTGTGTTCTGATAACAAGCCTGCCGCAGATTACGGTTAGCTAA